The Opisthocomus hoazin isolate bOpiHoa1 chromosome 32, bOpiHoa1.hap1, whole genome shotgun sequence genome includes a window with the following:
- the DNAJC22 gene encoding dnaJ homolog subfamily C member 22 — translation MAKRLLVAYGLWALGGPLGLHHIYLGRDSHALLWMLTLGGFGGGWLWDFWHLPSWVAAANGAGAPRDRGGTVPALSPLRLAGQVTVGMYFGLAAALGLPWVPALLAQPLAVGLGVQLVSSVGDQTAEAPSTLAAAFLASLLFQGRVLAVLPASLAASITAQQHRRYKPRGVPRPRLAARLYHLGLACLAFAAPLAGRGLCGAAGVLGTLLALARAATELLLLPLRAGRLLVEVLGFAGGSPARDHGTGFKPNSWSERQRRAYKVLGLPAGSSAEDVHRSYRELVKLWHPDHHRQRAEEAEQRFIQLQEAYEELGGGQEGGRGVTGGGGRKHEVSLSLPLGSFTRVERGPGAAENPLHRGAWGLP, via the exons ATGGCCAAGCGGCTGCTGGTGGCCTACGGGCTGTGGGCGCTGGGGGGGCCGCTGGGCCTGCACCACATCTACCTGGGCCGGGACAGCCACGCGCTGCTCTGGATGCTGACGCTGGGCGGCTTCGGCGGCGGCTGGCTCTGGGACTTCTGGCACCTCCCCAGCTGGGTGGCAGCCGCCAACGGGGCCGGGGCACCCAGGGACCGCGGCGGGACCGTGCCAGCCCTCAGCCCCCTGCGCCTGGCGGGGCAGGTGACGGTGGGGATGTATTTCGGgctggcggcggcgctggggctgccctgggtgCCGGCGCTGCTGGCGCAGCCcctggccgtggggctgggggtgcagctggTCTCCTCGGTGGGGGACCAGACggcggaggcacccagcaccctggCCGCAGCCTTCCTCGCCTCCCTCCTCTTCCAGGGCCGGGTGCTGGCGGTGCTGCCCGCCAGCCTGGCCGCTAGCATCACCGCCCAGCAGCACCGGCGTTACAAGCCCCGGGGGGTGCCGCGGCCCCGGCTGGCCGCCCGGCTCTACCACCTCGGGCTGGCGTGCCTGGCCTTCGCCGCCCCGCTCGCCGGCCGCGGGCTCTGCGGCGCTgccggggtgctggggacccTCCTGGCCCTGGCCCGTGCCGCCACcgagctcctgctcctgcccctccGCGCCGGCCGGCTCCTGGTGGAGGTCCTGGGCTTCGCCGGCGGCTCTCCGGCGCGGGACCACGGCACCGGCTTCAAACCCAACAGCTGGAGCGAGCGGCAGCGGCGGGCGTACAAG GTCCTGGGCCTCCCGGCTGGCTCCTCCGCCGAGGACGTGCACCGGAGCTACCGGGAGCTGGTGAAGCTTTGGCACCCGGACCACCACCGGCAGCGGGCGGAGGAGGCCGAGCAACGCTTCATCCAGCTGCAGGAGGCCTacgaggagctgggggggggccagGAGGGCGGCCGCGGggtgaccgggggggggggtcgcaaACACGAGGTTTCCCTCTCGCTGCCGCTCGGCTCCTTCACTCGCGTCGAgcgggggcccggggccgccgagAACCCCTTGCACCGGGGCGCATGGGGGCTTCCGTGA
- the C1QL4 gene encoding complement C1q-like protein 4: MVLVLLVAIPLLVHSSKAAAHYEMLGSCRMVCDPYPGPEPPAASPPPFPTAAKGEPGRKGRAGVRGPPGPPGPRGPPGEPGRPGPPGPPGPGPGGYIPSFYSPKIAFYAGLRKPHEGYEVLRFDDVVTNVGNYYEPSSGKFTCPLPGIYFFTYHVLMRGGDGTSMWADLMKNGQVRASAIAQDADQNYDYASNSVILHLDVGDEVCVRLDGGKVHGGNTNKYSTFSGFIIYPD; this comes from the exons atggtgctggtgctgctggtggccatCCCGCTGCTGGTCCACAGCTCCAAGGCGGCCGCGCACTACGAGATGCTGGGCAGCTGCCGCATGGTCTGCGACCCCTACCCCGGCCCcgagccgcccgccgcctccccgccgcccttcCCCACCGCCGCCAAGGGCGAACCAGGCCGCAAAGGCCGTGCCGGCGTGCGgggcccccccggacccccagggCCGAGGGGGCCGCCGGGCGAACCGGGCCGACCGGGACCACCGGGGCcaccggggccggggcctgggggGTACATCCCCTCCTTCTACAGCCCCAAGATCGCCTTCTACGCGGGGCTGCGGAAGCCCCACGAGGGCTACGAGGTGCTGCGCTTCGACGACGTGGTCACCAACGTCGGCAACTACTACGAGCCCTCCAGCGGGAAGTTCACCTGCCCCCTGCCCGGCATCTACTTCTTCACCTACCACGTCCTCATGCGCGGCGGCGACGGCACCAGCATGTGGGCCGACCTCATGAAGAACGGGCAG gtGCGGGCCAGCGCCATCGCGCAGGACGCGGACCAGAACTACGACTACGCCAGCAACAGCGTCATCCTGCACCTGGACGTGGGCGACGAGGTCTGCGTGCGGCTGGACGGCGGGAAGGTGCACGGCGGCAACACCAACAAGTACAGCACCTTCTCCGGCTTCATCATCTACCCCGACTGA
- the PRPH gene encoding peripherin, producing the protein MSGGGRPRPPPGAPPPLPAAPGLPEREEPAALNDRFAAFLERVRELERQNGTLRSALGRAAPRTAGLVRAELRGLRERLQSLGRDRDRLQAERDGLAAELRGLRRRLEDETQKREDTEKNLVLFRKDVDDAALSRLELERKVELLLDELGFLKKLHEEELRDLEVSAPSPAAPVEAGVRKPELTAALREIRAQYESVAVENLQEAEGWYKAKFADLSDAADRNHEALRLAKREMREARRQIQSLSCEVEGLKGTNAALRRRMREMEAAFGEEAARAQAAVGRLERAVGRTEEEMERHQRRYQDLLSAKVALDIEIAACRRLLGGEGSRVTVPLYPITSFSVGSSGPEPPAGESPALTRTMETWDGQQVVTESHRE; encoded by the exons ATgagcggcggcgggcgcccgcgccccccccccggggctccgccgcccctccccgcggccccggggctgccggagcgGGAGGAGCCGGCGGCTCTGAACGATCGTTTCGCCGCTTTCCTGGAACGGGTGCGGGAGCTGGAGCGGCAGAACGGGACCCTGCGGAGCGCCctgggccgcgccgccccccgcaccGCCGGGCTGGTGCGGGCCGagctgcgggggctgcgggagcggctGCAGAGCCTCGGCCGCGACCGGGACCGGCTCCAGGCCGAGCGGGACGGGCTGGCCGCCGAGCTGCGGGGCCTGCGGCGGCG gctggaggaCGAGACACAGAAACGTGAGGACACAGAGAAGAACCTGGTGCTGTTCCGCAAG GACGTGGACGATGCCGCGCTGTCCCGCCTGGAGCTGGAGCGCAAGGTCGAGCTGCTGCTGGACGAGCTCGGCTTCCTCAAGAAGCTCCACGAGGAG GAGCTGCGGGACCTGGAGGTGAGCGCCCCGAGCCCGGCGGCGCCGGTGGAAGCGGGGGTCCGCAAGCCGGAGCTGACGGCCGCGCTGCGGGAGATCCGCGCCCAGTACGAGAGCGTCGCCGTCGAGAACCTGCAGGAAGCCGAGGGCTGGTACAAGGCGAAG TTCGCCGACCTCTCGGACGCAGCCGACCGCAACCACGAGGCGCTGCGGCTGGCCAAGCGGGAGATGCGCGAGGCGCGGCGGCAGATCCAGAGCCTGAGCTGCGAGGTGGAGGGGCTGAAGGGCACG AACGCGGCGCTGCGGCGGCGGATGCGGGAGATGGAGGCCGCGTTCGGGGAGGAGGCGGCGAGGGCGCAGGCGGCGGTGGGGCGGCTGGAGCGGGCGGTCGGGCGGACGGAGGAGGAGATGGAGCGGCACCAGCGCCGGTACCAGGACCTGCTCAGCGCCAAGGTGGCCCTGGACATCGAGATCGCCGCGTGCCGGAGGCTGCTGGGGGGCGAGGGGAGCCG GGTCACCGTCCCCCTGTACCCCATCACCTCCTTCAGCGTGGGAAGCTcag GGCCAGAGCCGCCGGCGGGGGAGAGCCCGGCGCTGACCAGAACCATGGAGACGTGGGACGGGCAG CAGGTGGTGACGGAGTCGCACAGGGAGTGA